AGACAGAACATCTCTTAACAGACTCCTTATATCTTAAATCATTCAGCATAGATCAGCACCCCAACACTAGAGCTGATCAACTGCACACAAAGCTAGTATAATATTCATAGAAAAGATCTGCCAATGGAATGAgacactgtggagcagcagcagcacaatgaGTATAATGTCAGcgtgcccaatgccaagcatcagctagagaggtataaaacCAGCATCTGGCTCCATCAAATACCTTGGGAAGAGGTGGAGAGGCATTTGTGATCCAAACCTTATGATCCAAACAAATGAAGGGGGCAAGAGAAACTCCTTTCCAATGCCCTTTATTTCCGTAGAAATTATTTAAGAGCAGGGATCTACAAACCTTTTGGACTTCTGCATCTACAAATCTACAAGCAAACAACCCCATATGTTCGCTACAAAGTGTGAATGCGTCCTaactttcatattttaaaatCAGACTTGTGTTTTAGTAACACTATATCAGTAACTGACCACCTGAAACGACCCTGCATTACAGGCCAACACAGCTATCACATGCCCAGCTACTCTAACAGTGATTCGATAAGTGAGCACTATACAGTGAGGTGCAGCAAAGCTGTAATTTACACATCAGTGTGAGTTCATGCACAGAATGATGCAGAAACACTTACCATCTGGAACTTTATTACTTCTTTGGTGCCGACCTGCAGAgacagggaggaagagggagaaaCACTTCATATTACACCTGCATGAAGCTGGAAAACTGACCTTGCAATATTTTGTATTCTGTAATACATACTGCAGTACAAACATACTGGAATCTGAACCAAAAGTCAATAACATAGCACAGAGCGAAATAAATGGGTTTGGGCAGATAATTAGCCTCTGGTAGCCAGATCAAGTAGTAAAGTTTGTCTTGCATGACTCTGTGCACTCTTGCACAGTCTGTGATATGACCATAACACAAACTCACATGGTGATGATTATGCTGGAAGGACTGTGCTACTGTGCAGCCCTACGTCAAACACTGACTTTATTCTGTGCATAATAAAATGTACAGTACCCCACCGATCCCAACTGAACAATCCTCTTAAACACTTTATGCCCCTCATTATTTTACCCTTGTTTTGAGCTTCAGCTCAAACTGAGCTCACTCACCACTGTGCTAATTTTCTTCTTGCCCTCTGACGCTCTGATGAGACACTTGTTATCGACAGGTTCAAAAGTCTCCGGATGACCTTTCCTCGGTACTGGCTTTGTCCTCCCGTCATCTGCAAAAATAAACACGTGCATATTTAGTAAATCACAATTTCATGCGGAAAGGATCCCTGAAGTCTAGGGCTGTGCAAAAAACACCTACATTTCTTCAAGGTGATGACCACACTCCCACTGGTCCTGCATTTCTGGAACAGACGAGTGAGCTCCGTCAGAAACtgcaagagagagcaagagagaataCAAACATTACAACCAGCAGCTGTTTGTTAAACATCTAAGACAGCCCAGCATTTCTGATGCTTTTAGGACTGGTTTCCAGCACAGGGTCAAGCCTGGTCTTGGCTTTTGAACTGAACAGAAACCACAATCCACGACTAGCTTTAATGCCCTGACCGTTTTTGGCGAGTACAGATGTTGATGACCAGCTTCACCAGCACGTCGCTGGCACTAGCTAACAGATGGTGAACCCTAGTGGTCAGGTGAAGAgatctgtgcacacacacactacaccacCCAAAATACAAAGAACTCGCCCTGAAGAAAGACTATCTAGCAGTTAAAGGCCTGTTCGGTCTTCCTGTGCCGTTATAATCTGTAGCTAGCACTAGGTTTTAACCCAGACTAACGAAGCTGAATGagattagcttagcttagcttagcttactTAACATCACCCACTCGCTACATTTGCGATATAAGCTTTATCTAAATTGTGtccaaatgaatgaatgaaaaaaaaagccagctaAATGTTTTAGACCCGTAATGTCTCATAACTTTCGTTTCGTTAGCTAGTGTGAAGCAGCCCGGTGGGTTAGCGTACCGTACCGTGGCTAGCTGCTAGCATCTGGCtagctagcctagcctagcctagcctagcctagcctagctttgCGTGAAGACTGCACTGATTTCATATAAATACAGTTCCTCCATCGGAGCAGCCACTAGCTACCTCACATTAAGACACGCCTGGAAACAGCTCTAGCGGCTTTACTGAGAGGAGTCTTACCGCGTCGTTCTCTAACAGCACCATAGTTGTCGTAGCGAACCCGCAGCGTTACAGTGGCGCTCCGGTAAGCACACGTCGGCTTCAGCtagaccccccaccccccactataacccctctccctcactccctccctccctccgccGGAGAGACACACTCGACCGTTACTGCCCTCTATCGACTCCTTCAGCAACTCCGTCTACAGCAGACATGCTGCTGAGGAGGAGGACAAAGCTATTAgtgttaaataaagtaaaagatttatcacttcacacacatttgttttttgttactctttaaaaaaaaacatcataaagAAACTGGCTTAGgtggtaaataataataaaaaaatatattcatatatcagaatcagaataggactttattggccaagtatgcttacacatacaaggaaattgtttttggttacagtagctcacaATGCACGAttactgacattacagaagtaacaaacacacccatcctacacacacacacacacacagtgacatacacgcacagacacacacacactggattaaatagatataaatatggagaacagagaagtcactggttgagacggtagtacagattgttctgagacactatcagataaataaagtgcagtacagagaaaggagagtgagagaacatctggatcggatgtatgtatgtagtagactgtattcagaaagtagtgttgtaatgttcagctgttcatgagtgtgATGGCGTGTGGGAAGAAGCTTCTCTGTAGCCTGGAGGTCTTGATCCTCAACTGGCTGAAACGCTGACCTGAGGGAAGATACTGGAAcaggtgatgtccagggtgtGATGGATCACGGACGATGTCCCACACAGTGATGGATGCGGTGAGGACAGATTCTATGGTGGCGGTGTAGAACTGCATCATCAGCTCTTTGGGCAGGTTGAACTTCCTCAGCTGACGCCGGAAGTACAGCCTCTGCTGAGCTCTCTTGATGATGGTGCTGATGTTGCAGTCCCATTTCAAGTCCTTGGAGATTATTGTGCCCAGGAACTTGTAGGAATCCACAGCCGTTACAGTACTGTTGAGGATGGTGAGTGATGGAAGGGTTGGAGGACTTCTCCTGAAGTCCACTCTCATCTCCACTGTCTTGGCTGTGTTCGGCTCCTGCTCCACAACCCGTCTGTAGGCAGACTCGTCACTGTCCCGGATGAGACCAATGACTGTCAAATCATTTGCGAACTTGAGGGGTCCGTGGCGGTACACTCATTTGTGTAGAGTGAGAAGAGCAgcgaagagagaacacagccttGTGGAGCTCCTGTGCTGATGGCCCTGGTTCCTGAGGTGATCTTTCCCAGCCTCACCTGCTGCTCTCTGCCAATGAAGAAGTTTGTGATCCACTGGCAGGTGGAGGCTGGCACACTGAGGTGGGTCAGTTTGGTGTGTAGATGTCCGGGGATGATTGTGTTGAAGGCGGAGCTGAAGTCCAAGAACACAACTCTTGCATATGTACTTGGACGGGCGAGATGCTGGAGGATGTGGTGAAGTCCCATGTTCCCAGGTCGTTTGTAGCCTGAGAGGTTGTGTAGACATTTCCAGGCGGCTGAAGGCTCGTTAGTGGACATCAGTCTGCTCAGCTTGGTGGAGTAGCTCTTCCTTGCAGCTCTGATCTCTCTGTTCAGTGTGTTCCTAGCCTTGTTGTAGAGCGCACGGTCCCCACTCCTAAATGCGTTCTCCTTGGACTGTCGCGGGTGCTTCAGTTTGGCGTTAAACCAGGGCGTGTCATTATTATATCTAATGCGAGTCCTGTTCGGAACACAGATGTCCTCACAGAAGCTGATGTAGGACGCCACTGTATCGGTATATTAATCCAGGCCGCTTGTAgagtcctcaaacacacaccagtCTGTTAACTCatacagttttacaagcctCTTTTTAGCCTCACTGGTCCACTTCTTCACAGTACTAACCTCAGGCTTGGCCCACTTGAGCTTCTGTCTGTAGGTTGGGAGAAGATGGACCATAGAGTGGTCAGATAGGCCCAGAGCAGCTCGGAGAACAGAGCTATGTGCACCCTTTAATACAGTATAGCAGTGGTCTAGGATATTACTCTCCCTGGTGGGGCAGGTAACATGCTGTCTGTATGCGGTCTGTATATATGGTCCAACCCAGGGGTCATCAGCTCTGTCCTGCTGGAGGATCCAGCCCTGATCCAGTCAGTCCTAGCCTCCAAACAGAGACAGCTAGATTTTAATCTCCAGGTATTTGATGGACGTATCGATGTCATGTGCCCCAGCGAGATACACAATAGCAACTTGAATACCAAccttgtggtgtgtgtgtgtgtgtatataaccaGGTGCAGTAGCtgtgagcagggaaatcacccaCTAGTGCTGGACATCAGTGTTCTGCAGATTAGTggtcaaaacatgtacatgtGTACCATAGGGTATTGTTCCAGGTACAGCTGCCTGAATTAAACAGTGGGTAGGATACTCTTATAGGCTAAAAGCACTCTATCAGAAAACACTCTCACTCCAGGACTGATACCAGCTGTAGACCCCTGACCCCTTATAGTTTACGCTGGGAGCTTGGCCTGTACTGACTTAGATGCATAACCAATTTGTGACCGGttgtattattactatattactataactattattatttacctggaatttattttattaattattacacaCTCAATACAGAGCTTACAGCAACCACACAACTAGGTGGCACCATTGGTGAAGCAAAATATGAGAAGAAATATGGTATATCAAATATGAAAGAACTGTCCCCCCTTGGTAATGGTAACACTGGCTctgattatatattataataaattattattaatatatattataatactgAATGAGGTGAAACACGCTCAGACAAATAGATACGAGACCGTTCTTCTCTATTCCATTTATCTACACATAACTCCTGGGTAGACTTCTTGACTCTTCTTGGATTTTCAGCTTTATTTTGGAGCTCTGTCCTGCTGGAGGATCCAGCCCTGATCCAGTCCTGATCCAGTCAGTCTTAACCTCCGAACAGAGGCAGCCAGATTTTGATCTCCTGGTATTTGATGGATTCAACAATGCCATGTGCCCCAGCAAGATACATGAAACAATGTTTACAACCAACCCCCATGTTGCAGCCATGCGAATGTTTGGACAcattttgaagtgaaaataaGTGGACAACTCCTCTATAGAAAGCTAACCTAAATATGGCTTTTTTTTGGCCATTTTAGAGCGCGATTTCTATGTATTTTCTCGTCTCTGTCCAATGATAAATATGtacctccaaaatggtgactttacagcagaaggcaAAATACTCGTAACTTTAAAAAGAAcatttattcaaggtcatttagcgcatttctattggtctattcatccagaattatttacacagtatacagagcagctacagggttcaaatgatggagagaaatggagatacatgtttttcattggacagcagcgatatttcACATGAtgacagaaaaataaaacaaataaagcaTAACAGGATGTCATTTAGCATTCATGTATAAAGGCACAGTGCTTACAAACGTTAACGTATGAACATGAATGTATGTCATTTagcttttgtattttgtttgtgagaatttagttgttttttttgtgctgaTTTTTGTTAAAAGTGACGATCATATTGGAGGTTGCAGTATCATCCCCATATTGAAATATTCAATAACAAAGAGCATAATCATGCTTTAAAAAAGCACATTGAAAGGCTTTCAGCTGTGCCCCCTCATTCCTAATGGTAAGTCCTTTAATAATAGGTGAATTCCTTGGTAATGAGAGCAGGGCTGCATCTAGGAGAAGGCACAGTCAGGGTTTTGACCTAGTTTTTCAAGTGGCACTGCAAACTGTGAGCCCCAGTCTCGGTCAAACACAGCACTCAGCTGGCCCACTAACGTGTCTCCAGGCGATGAGGAATTCAAGGCATCTTGAGAGACCACAAACCCAACTCCGGCAGTGTTGATGAAGTAATCAGCAGACCAATTAGAGGTCCCtgttaaaaaacacattttttgcaTAGTTGAAGGCTATACAGTTATACAGAtagacataataataataataataataattacagtagCACTTTTTAATTAAGCTACCAAACTACCATAATCGAATAAGTGTGTTAAGACATGTACAGTCGCAACTGGAATTATTCAATTATTGCAAATTAGGAAGATTATGAATTAGGGCCTCATTATTTGCAGCAGGTGAGCTTGAGATAAAACACTTCAAATACTTGGACTGGTTCGGGGGGTTGTTGACTGTATGTTAAAAATATGTCCAAGTCAAGAGAGTTGAAGTTCAGAGATGAAGAGTTAGAAAGCTCAGAGATCTCTGCCTTACATAAACAAGGAAAATAATACATAGAGAGCAAAGGCTCTGAATGTTCCTAGAGATACAGCTGGAAGCAGAGTTCACAAGTTCagagttaaaggaacactggctaaGCTACCTGGACATGGCCGAAAGGGGAAGCTACAAGCAAAGCTTCCACaagaagaatgaagcatactctgctttgcttcctctagCACTGGAAACCAGAAAATGTcgtgccttctgtgaggaatcTGAAGCTTGGGCGTCACTGGACCTTCTAataggacaatgatcccaagcatacctaaATCCACCAGGCTTGGTTTCAGAGGAACtactggaagattctggagagGCTGTCCGATCTTTGGTAgcatttgaagaaggtggttgcagtaAACTGGAGGTCACTGCCCTTctggaatgggctaagattcctcaggaatgctgtcagaagctggtgtctggctgggcatcacatttgcagcatgtcataacagcagaaggaagctctactaagtactaaagacgcttgtcatgaaggggttgaatcattctgagactgcagtggtTCATTAAAAGTAGCATTTAGTGTTGAATTTGGATAAGTGCTTGTTCTATTAGTGTTCATCtatttacactgtttgtaagtTTTGCTAATTAACCTCATTCGCAATCATGGTTGAATAAGTTGAATCGCAGCTGTACAATATGTGTAATAAGTCATTCTGCTAAAAAAAATTACTTGCATTGGCAGTTCATTAAATTTCATTGAATTTAAATATCAATGCATTTAGTTTCTGTCACATttcaaacaatttttttttctggccTTTCTGACTCACCTATGTATGCTGTTTTATCTGTAACCATGTATTTATTGTGGTTTACTCTGGCATAGGGAATGCCTGTCTGGTTAGCCACTGGAACAATGTGGAGTCTCTGCAGAAATGAGAGATACAACATTCACAGCAACATCACTGctaaaatacaataatatatcaTCTGCCCCACCCTTGGATTAACACTAGACTTAGTGCAGAGTGGCAAATCCAGTGCCCATCTCACACCATTACCAAACATTTTCAGGCTATCCCAATGTAACATATGGATGTTAACAAAtccccacacacatacaagccCAGAGTCGCAACAGTAGACACACTattcttccttttttccccccaacccactcattagtaatCTCCAATTATCCAACACACTTAGcgctctcccccatcacatgtaatgttaCAGATACTGaaagggtgaggactgacacatgcctccaaCACTTGCATGAtatacccacctggagagagcatggctaaTTTTGCCCTctctggctccagctgctgatggcaggcagcatgactcaGGAGGCAGCGCTTTAGTTTACCGGACCACTCTGAACCCCTTCTTTTACATGTCAGTGGTGCACTAAGCTGTTATtataaggtaaaaatgctacataatgttgcttcaCCTTATGGTGAATGTCAACACAAAACACTATCTTTGTTAGAATTGCCAAAAGAAATTATCAGTCGGGCTTAAATATGAAGTAAATACTGTAATAACAAAAAGCAATCAGTAGGGACTCACTTCAACAGGCCTAAGTGGGCTGCAGTTAGCTCTCAATCCCAGaaacacactaaacactaaagAGGGGACCTAAAGGGTAGGTTTGAACTGGACCTGCAGCTTACCACTTCTATACTGATATTGTGAGATGGAGAGTCCAGGGCTGCCAGCGACTTGAGGAAAGGTAGTACAGAGGGGTCACTGTCACGGCCACAGCTGACCAGAAGACGCACTGCGACATTCCTCTCAAAGGCTGACCGTTTTAGGGCATTTTCAATATCTGGCCAGTACCTGAACAAACAAGGAAACAAGGATTTTTCTATAGTAATTAACATGCATTCAAACATTGCTAAAGTGTAAATGGTAAATGGTACCTGTGATGGTAAAAGAACttggaagcaggaaaatacTCCATGACTGCCACGTGAACAAACTGCTCTGCCCGGCTGATTACTGAGAGAATTGTGTCCAGGTCTTTGGTTCGTGAATCCGGACAGAAGGCTGGAGGGGAAGCCTGGGTTAGAGGGCAGATAAGAAGAATCACCAAAGGAGACCAAATATAGAGTCTAATCATAAAATGTCCAGATAATGTAGAGAGGCGCTGGTATGTTCCAATACTACTGTTACTACATAGACAACAGACATCATCAGGCCCCAAGCAGCAAAGGCAGCTCTGTTATTAAGTATTACTCATTTTCTAAAGTCAAAATAATAATGGAATATTACCGAGATGTACACTCTGCTGGGCACAGTGCTTAAGTTGAGGTGAAGGGGCTGCTCTGCATTGATGGAGGTGTCATAAAAGGCAGGCCAGGGCTCTGGGATCGTAGCATTCTGTTGACCCATCACCCAGTATGACTGAAAGACTTTAAGGAGGTCTGTGGCCAGACTGGTGCAGTTGTAAAGCACCACTCCAAGTTccttgacctccattgaaaacAGACATTCACATAATACAGGTTACTGGGCTTTAAACTTCCAAACTTTTCAAAGAGAAAGCTGAGATCTGGATTGTGGTAAGACCTGTACTTGTGTGTACCTGGGTTAAAGCTCTCCAGTCCATGTTGGCACTGCCGATGTAGATGTGCCTTCTGTCCACAATCCAGAATTTAGAATGGAGAATTCCTCTGGTCAGATGGCCAAAGTTAACTCTCCTTACATGCACGCCTACAAAACAGAAGGAGCAAGGCAaagatttaaccctttaaactctaAGAGAGAGTGGGCATTTCATACTAGTTACTGAAAAGGTctttgtagttactgagtaagaCGCATTAAGCTCAATTATGGTacatcgctgctgtccaatgaaaaaatatgaatctccatttttgtttgaactctgtagctgctctgtacactgtctAAACAATTCAGGATAAACAGAgaaatagaaattctccaaattactagaataaactctaaatttccattgactttcattcaaagttaagaacatttttggtcttcttctgtaaagtcaccattttggagatacatggctttcattggacagcgacaatacgAAATTTAAGGGTTAAAATCTCATGGTAGACACAAGATAACATCACTGGTGTAACAAAACCTCATCTCTAAAACTCTAAATCCCAGAGGAAACCAGTGTTCTTTATGGAAGTTAATGCAACAAGCAGTTTTCTCAGTAATTCTGAACATAGTGTCTATTTGTAATGAAAGGTAGGCCACAACATAAAGGGCAGATGGAATATGAATATGGCAATAAAGACAGTTATACTTCACAACCATGTTCTTTCAGAGTTTTCAGGTCTGTTGAGTTAGTCGCTACGGAGGGGATGCTGGTCACAACTCTCACAGACACGTTCCTCTTTGGCAGTGCTTTAAATTGCTCCAGAATGTCTCTACCCTGTGACATAAACACATACTGAATGAACAGTACTCAGAACTCATATAtactaaaaaaattaaacactaTTCAGTAACAAAGAACCAAACAGTGTAGTAAATCCGAGATAACAGCTATGTACTATACAGAGCTGAGAGGTCATATAGGTCCTTCCCATTTTTTTCTATGGTTGCATATTCGTGACATTGAAGTGTTTCAGATAATTGATATAATTTTAGAATTAACCAAATTCTACAGACAATTTCACTAGCCACACCAGGCATG
The Salminus brasiliensis chromosome 10, fSalBra1.hap2, whole genome shotgun sequence genome window above contains:
- the srp14 gene encoding signal recognition particle 14 kDa protein, with the protein product MVLLENDAFLTELTRLFQKCRTSGSVVITLKKYDGRTKPVPRKGHPETFEPVDNKCLIRASEGKKKISTVVGTKEVIKFQMAYSNLLRAHMDGLKKKDKKSKSKKTKATQ
- the LOC140564363 gene encoding 5'-3' exonuclease PLD4 isoform X1, translating into MNMMGKSIFTEDRHLSSPYKSLHDNYVSNRPGLTRLRSLLLILGCLTILGGLLAIALIETLRNQEKIDQALNQNHTNPHEPVLNYDGNNCTEETRIVLVESIPIWMDYGTNATFGVPLYQAWKDLISTATEQIDVASFYWSLTGEDINVNSSTDRPGRDILEQFKALPKRNVSVRVVTSIPSVATNSTDLKTLKEHGVHVRRVNFGHLTRGILHSKFWIVDRRHIYIGSANMDWRALTQVKELGVVLYNCTSLATDLLKVFQSYWVMGQQNATIPEPWPAFYDTSINAEQPLHLNLSTVPSRVYISASPPAFCPDSRTKDLDTILSVISRAEQFVHVAVMEYFPASKFFYHHRYWPDIENALKRSAFERNVAVRLLVSCGRDSDPSVLPFLKSLAALDSPSHNISIEVRLHIVPVANQTGIPYARVNHNKYMVTDKTAYIGTSNWSADYFINTAGVGFVVSQDALNSSSPGDTLVGQLSAVFDRDWGSQFAVPLEKLGQNPDCAFS
- the LOC140564363 gene encoding 5'-3' exonuclease PLD4 isoform X2, encoding MKMGKSIFTEDRHLSSPYKSLHDNYVSNRPGLTRLRSLLLILGCLTILGGLLAIALIETLRNQEKIDQALNQNHTNPHEPVLNYDGNNCTEETRIVLVESIPIWMDYGTNATFGVPLYQAWKDLISTATEQIDVASFYWSLTGEDINVNSSTDRPGRDILEQFKALPKRNVSVRVVTSIPSVATNSTDLKTLKEHGVHVRRVNFGHLTRGILHSKFWIVDRRHIYIGSANMDWRALTQVKELGVVLYNCTSLATDLLKVFQSYWVMGQQNATIPEPWPAFYDTSINAEQPLHLNLSTVPSRVYISASPPAFCPDSRTKDLDTILSVISRAEQFVHVAVMEYFPASKFFYHHRYWPDIENALKRSAFERNVAVRLLVSCGRDSDPSVLPFLKSLAALDSPSHNISIEVRLHIVPVANQTGIPYARVNHNKYMVTDKTAYIGTSNWSADYFINTAGVGFVVSQDALNSSSPGDTLVGQLSAVFDRDWGSQFAVPLEKLGQNPDCAFS